The region tcacgtgcttattagccacctgtatgtcttttttggagaaatgtctattcaagtcctttgcccaccTTTGAATTGAGTCTTTGCTGTCATTTTTGAGTTTCAGaagttctctatatattctggatgttaATCTCTTATCAAATatgtgacttgcaaatattttctaccattcttaaggttgtctttttactctattgattgtgtcctttgatgcacataAGTTTTTAGTTTTCATGAGCACCAATTTGTCTACATTTTCTTTAGTTGCCTGTGCCTTTGGTATCATAcacaagaaatcattgccaaatgtAGTGTTGTGAAGCTTTTatcctatgttttcttgtaaAGGTGTTATAATTTTagatcttatatttaggtctttgatccattttgagttaatttttgtacataaTATTAGGTAAGGGTCCAAGTTCTCtctaaaatgaacaaatttttaagAGGTAAAGAAAAACCCCTTTCTAAAACAGAGCTTTGCTTTGGGGAACCAAAAACAATGAATAATCTGTTTGCAGGGGTGGAAATCTCTTGACTATGAGTATACACCTGAATTCATGTAAATGTAATGAGTATGGAGCTTGTAATAAAAATCAAAGTTAGAATCCCAGCTCTAATAGTTATTGGCTGACATGGGTTAAATTCTTGGTCTtctgaagcctcagtttctttacgcATAAAATATAGGTAATAATTTTACAGAAGCAAAAATCCACAGCTTTATCAACTAAAAGTAGTAAACCTTATAGGAAACAAACTGGACTCTCTATGCATTGTTGGTGAAATGTAAGATGGTACAGTGACTTTGGAAAATTCTgagtttcttaaaatattaaatatgtatctACCATCTGATCCAGCCATCCTACTTTTAGTTATTaaccaaagagaaatgaaatcatatgtccatacaaagatcTGTATATCAATGtccataacagcattattcataatagccccaaatggAAATATgtaatccaaatgcccatcagctgGTGAGTTCACAAACAAAATGTTCTATATAattgtgatggaatactactcagcaataaaaaaggaacaaactactgatacatgaGCCAACATGGGTGAAACTCAAAAAACATTAtgtgaagtgaaagaagccagacaccaaagaCTACATTGCATTTacatgaaaattttagaaaatgcaagctgtagagaaagaaaacattagTGGTTATTAAGGGCTAGATGTGAAGGAAATAAATGACTGCAAACAGACACAACAGAACTTTGTGGGTAATGGAGGTGTTTTAAAACTGGACTGTGGTCACTGTTGCACAACTGTTTAAATTTACTAAGATTTAATTAAACTGCACACTTAGCAatgagtgaattgtatggtatttaAGTTGTACCTAATAAGGCTGTTAAGAGTGAAAAAGGTTGTGTCTTGGTTCATAGCAAtggcaaaaactggaaataactcaaatgtaCATTGAATATATTCACACAATAGAGACTATACAGCAATGAGAATTGAACTACAACTTCATGTAatttggatgaatctcacaaatatAATGTGCTcagtgtgtttttctttcctgctATCTAGTCCCATTCCAGCTATAGTCTCCCAGTTGACAATTCCTTCTGCTTGTGTACAGACAATAAAGAAAACACACTTATCAAGCCTGACTGATCACGGTTTAAGTCAAGGCCCACTATTGCCAAACTGTGTGACATTAAGCAGGTGACTTAATCTCTTTGGCACTATTCTGTACAATGGAGGTTAATACCAGCCTCACAGGGATATGTGAGGTATTCACACTGAATCTGAACATAGTAATTGAACTAAACAATCATCTTTCCCAATCCTCCCATTACACCTTCCAAGCCACTTTCAACCAAACAGCATGCATTGAGCGGCTACTGTATGTTGATTGAAGAAAAACGCACAACCTCaaagttaagttttattcagGGAATCTTAccatagcccaggagacagactcCCAGATAGCTCTGAAGAACTGCTCTGCAGAGGTAACAGGGAAGCCAGGATAAGTAGGAGTTTTGGGCTGGGGAAAAACATGTAGTCGAACATTAAAACATTACTGTGAAACACAaagaacagacatctcaagttaatgattttagtgcttttctatgtgtgggaagaAGCAAGAACTTGGGTTCACTGAAATTAtcccttaggaaaaaaaaaaaaaagaaattatcccTTAGGtatgcaccttaactatctaAGGCCAGTAGTATCCAAAGCACAGAAAAtgcttcctgtttttctccaccCTGAATCCCTCTCAGGGATCACCACGGTGGGACGCTGCAGTGGTTAATGGCTAATTCCTTCTAGAACTGGGATGGCgggcaacattctttgtttactagAATGTCAGGCAACACTTCCTGACCACATGTAGAGCGGCCTTTAGACGGTTATGATACTAAAAACTTTGGAAATAGCTTTCTGCTCTACAGAAGCTTACAATGTCGACAAGGAGCTGGCTTCCACAAATTCGTACAACAGTCCGGGACAGCCCATAAGGctgaaaacagagaaagagggagacagatggtACGTAAAAGTAGGGACACAGAGTCCAAGGGCGAACAGAGACTTTCTCCTTCTACTCTCCATAAGCACGTGTTTGTCCGGCCACAGGACATAAATTACTGGTTGTCTACGTCTGTCACCCCCATGAGACCACCGACCACCTGAGGGCGACCCAGGTCTGGTTCATCTCCTACCGTCCCTTTCTCATGCAGGGTCCTACGCACGCAGCAGGTCCAGGCCCTGCTCGGCCTCTTCACTCGCTTCGCGCCTGCCCGCTGTAAGTGTGGGCGGGAGCGTCAAGCTCGGCGCCCCCTCCCCATCGGGGTCGGAAGTCCCCGGGGAACGCAAGGGTAAGCCGGTAGGCGGCGGGAAGCCCAGCCGCGGCAGGAAGCCCAGCCGCGCCCAACGGTCGTTGGCGGATTGCCGGCCACCTGCTGCTGCAGCCCGGATTGGCTCTTTCCTCCGGCCGTGCCGCGGCCTTAACCAATCGCCAGCGAGCCCTGTCGGGAGGCTCCGCCCCGTGGGAGCCCGCCCTGGCGCCGAGGGAAGAGCCGGTGGTTTGCCAGTAGGGTCGTGGAGTTGTGGGTAGCGGGCTGGGCCTGTGAAAAGAGGGCGCACTCTTACACCCGAGCCTCTAGGAGCTGTTAGAAGGAGCCCTGGGGAGGAGAGCAGAGGCGTTTGTGACCCTGGCAGCCTTTGCTCCTTTCCTGGCGTCAGTCTTGCCATCCTCACAAAGAGGTTGGCGGAGCGAGGGGGTGACCCTACGGGAGAACAAAAGCGCAAGATACGGGGATTGGCTCCCGGAAATGGTAGTGGAGAAAGGCGCGGAGAAAACTCTAGGCCTGACGGTCTCTGCGGAAAGGGGGCGGCTAGAGCGCTGCCTCCCAGCCCCCGGAGCCCGTAGGCCCCGCCCTTGGAGCCCACAGGTCCCGCCCCCGAGGTCTAAGTAGCGCCGCAGCCTTACCGGATCCCTCTGCAAGACCCGTCGGCCGTGCCCTTGGATCAAGTACTGTCAGCGCTCCCAGGACGCGCCCTCCGTCCGACGACACACAGAGCGGCCTGCACTCCCGTGTTCTCCCTGCGGCCCGGTGAGCCCGGCTCCGGTCCGCTGCAGCCCTGTGCCCGCGACACCTTCCTAACGCCCGCTACGCCGGCCACGGGGCGCTACtcctttaatttcattcatcGCCTTCcggcctatttttaaattttccttgtcttatgttctttttctttccttaacgCTCTTCTTTCGCCCTTTCCCCGTGTTACTTTTGTTCTTCACCTCTTGCGTTCAAATGGCTGTAATGTAAGCCTTCATCCTTCCAACCTCCCTCTGCTTGGCCAGGGTTGGGAGTGGGCTTCAGCAAGGACCAAAATGACTTCTCCCACCCTAGGCGGCCCCAGGCCATTCCTGGGGCTGTTTCAGCTGGCAGGAGGCTTTGAGCTGCTTGATGCGGCCCCTGCaaggccccctccagcccctctaaCCTCGCAGCCCCGCTTCCTGGGCCTAGTTGACTCAGCTAGTCTCTGACCCATCATGACCCCCTCACAACACTCTATTCACCAGTCTGCTGACTGTTGGGGGATGCTTCTCCAGACTCCTGAGTTCCACTAAAGTAGCAGTCTTGAAGAGAGCAATTTGTAGTACCAAGGGAACAGACAGGGGAGGCAGGACTCCTGGGTTCAtttacccccaccccaccctccagtgTGTTTCCCCCTCCAGTGTGCTTCCCCCTCCAGTGTGCTTCCCCCTCCAGTGTGTGCACTTGTTTAGTCCCCAGCTGCCTTGTGGGAATTGGACCTTGTTCCCTACCCACTCACCCCGAAGCAAGGACTGAGTGGGTAAGTGACCCCTTCCTTGCTGAGGTGTGGTCCTTTATGGTGTATTTCCCTTTCTAAACTCTCTTCCTTTGCCCTCACACACAGGACACATAGTATGACCATTAGGTGTTTCGTCTCCCAGCCATTTTCTATGGAAAACCAAAGAGATCAGGCCATGATAGCCACAGGCAGCTTTGAAGAATGGGATGCCTTTAGAGAAGCTTGATCTTGAAGGCCTCACCTTACAAAGCCAGGTAAGAGTCCAGTCTAAGGGAGGGGTCTTCTACTGCTTCCTAGCCCTGTGGTCTGGGGGCAGGGTCAGCAGGACATAAAAATAACTAGCACCACCATCCTAGTAAAGCCACTCTTCAGAGCTCACAAAGCATTTTCTTATATCCCTGGTCTCATTCTGGCCCTTAAGCCAACTCTGACAAGCCAAGGATggtaatccccattttacaaaggagaagATAGAGGCCCAGTTGGGATAGTGATTAGCCCCAGGTCACCTGCAAGTCAGCAGCAGAGCTAGGACAGAATTCTATTGTTCTAtttatgtattgttgaatttttgACTGTCCTTGAGACTGAGATTAGTTTTCAGGTGTACTTTTTAGGTCTTGAAACTGATTATTTGCTGGGGATTGTTATATATGATTAACTCTTTCTAGTTAGGCCTGAGTTTTATTTACTCCTCTTAGTAGGGTCTTTAGCACAGGGACCTTTACCTCCATACCCACACCTCTGAAGGACCTGACTTATGGTAAATACAAGGCAACATTCAAAATGGCAACTTAGCCTCTGTGCACTTGTCTCTGAGGTTGGCAGCGGCTGGGTCTTATTCTTCTCTGGCCCTTGCAACATACTACAACTCAGACCAAGGTCAGGACATGACTGACTCATGTCATCATGTTTCTGATATCCAGAGGAGGGATGCCATTCACCTAAACCTTCTCAGAACTGTCATATGTCACAAGAGAGCTTGGGTGTTGGACTTCCTCTTGAAAGGCCCCGCCTGTGCTTGGGGCTGAGAAAACAGAGGTATGCACCAGTGCAAAGCAAATAGCATAAGTTTTGGAGCCTGCATCCATAATGTGGAAGTCAGGACAGCCACCGCATAGGGCTGCTCTGAGGAGTAAGTGAACTAATAGAATGTGGCAAGCAGAGGAGTGGGGAAAGGTGTGGAGTACCACCTGGGGTATGAGGATGTCAGAGCAGGGAAGCTGGGAGTTCTGTAACACCGTCAACTCCCTCTGCCATTTAAGTGCCAGTCTTCACTGAGCCTTGTATGGGCCAGGCTCTAGAGAAACATGAATAAGGCCAGGCACCACCCTACAGGGGCTCCTGAGCAACTGAGTGGTGAGTAGCCTCTAGATTTCCCTGTTTCCCAGCCACCTGGGGTGAGACACCCAGGAGGAAGAAGCAGAGTGAGCTCTTTGTTTCCATGGGTCTGTGTGTTCACTACTGACTCCCACCACATCATCCTCTGCTGGCCAGCTCCTTCCTTCTGGCCCCAGCAACAGGGGCAGCCAATCAGGCAAGCAGGGCTCAAAGCAGCATGTCCTATGTAGTAAAGAAGTAAGCTCAGAAGGGAGAGAAGCAGGTCACCCTCCCGCACTGGGGTGCTGGGCTCACTTCCTCTTAAAGCAGAGGAGGGTGTTGCTCCAATTCTGAGAACAAAACGgagcttttggtttcctttgtcaCTCTAAATAACTCTGACctgccctcccccatccccacctctcATGAAGACATGACTACCTCTGTTGGAGGAGAGGAAACTGGCAGAGTGTCAGTTTTTCCTCCATCACACAGTAGACTGGGGGAGAGAGTCTAGCACCTACGCACTTACTCTTAGCCCTGAGAATTGCCCAGCATCCTTAAAGGCCCAGCTAAGTCATTTCTGATTACCCaccctttcttccttctgtttcagtaGAGTTGGTTGTTCCCTCCTCTGCATTTTGAGAGTATGTTCTGCAAGCCCCGAATGCAGCTTGAATCACCTGCCCACCCCTGTGCCAGACAATAAGCGCCCCTCTAGGATGGATATTGTCTCCTACATCTCTGAACCAGCCCCTAGCAAAGCAGGCTCCTTGAAAGAGTGACTCTAGAGAGCCCAAGCTGTGGGAGGGCTGgtggggaaggaaaagaagaagccTGAAGGAGTCAAATTGGTCttgttcattccttttcttctagACTTAGGCAACTCTAGACCCATAGGAACCTCTTCTACTTAGAAATCCAGGGCATAAGCCTGTGGGTTTGTGCCTGTCAGGTCCTGGTCTGGCTGAAACCTTTTCCCCACTTCTGCCTGCCCTCCAGACAGATCCACAGAGTCAGGAATGCGGGGCTTAATGTAAGCTGTACCCAGCAGACGCAGGGCTGGGCCGGTGCTTGTTTGTGAGGCAGCACTagagagctgggatccagatgctcCCTGTGGTGAAAGGGAGGGAGCTCGTCACAAAATACAGATTTCCTTCCTCCAGCCCGTATTTGAAACTGTGAAACTCACTCCTGTTTGTCCTCCGGGGCTGCTCTGAGTCCTTGCTTAGGGAGGTGGTGCTATCTGGGAAGCTGGGAGAGGGATAGTCAGCGGGGAGAGTCTGGGGGTTCAGCTACTGATGGGGCTTCTCCTTGGCTTAGTTTCCTGCAGAGTTCCTCTGTCTCATCTTGTTGCTGATCGAAGGGGCCCccttcttcagtttttcttcagAGGTAGCAGGAAATCAGCATTATGGTTGGGTTTAAGGCTACAGATGTGCCCCCTACTGCCACTGTTAAGTTCCTGGGGGCTGGTACAGCTGCCTGCATTGCAGACCTCATCACCTTCCCCTTGGATACTGCTAAAGTCCGGCTACAGGTAAGGGGGTGACTCCCAGGGTTCTGATGGTGGCTAGTCTGCTCCTTCTCCAAGACACAGATTCCTCAAGGGCCAGTGGGGTGTTTGAGGCTGTAAATTTTACAGCATAGGGATGACAGGAGATGGGGAGGGCAACCACCTGCCTTGGTCTTGCAGATCCAAGGAGAAAGGCAGGGGCCAGTGCAGGCTGCTGCCAGTGCCCAATACCGCGGCGTGCTGGGCACCATCCTGACTATGGTGCGCACCGAGGGCCCTCGCAGCCTCTACAATGGGCTGGTCGCCGGCCTGCAGCGCCAGATGAGCTTCGCCTCCGTCCGAATTGGCCTCTATGACTCTGTCAAGCAGTTCTACACCAAGGGCTCTGAGCGTGAGTGTGGAGCTGGGCCACAGGCCTCTTGTCCTCTTCTCATTGATGGCTGATCCTAGTTCTTTTAGCTGCATAGTTCCTTTAGGCCCCAAGACACCTGGGAGGAATTTCAGAGGAACTGAGAACCAGAAGGGGCCCTGATTCTTCTAATGATCCCTGAACACTTGAGCTATGCCAGGCTTCCAGCAGGGCATTATCTCATGACAGTCCTCATAGTCACCTCAGGAACAAGTGGTATCATCCCTGTGTTACagatcaagaaactgaggcttgccaGGGGGAAGGGACTTGGCCAAGGGCACACAACAAGAAGCTGGAAAACACACTTCTGCTTCCAAGGCCAGCACTCTTCCATTTCACCTCCTCAGCATGCCATGCCCACCCTGAGTTTTACACTTGTAGAAACTGAGAACCCAGATCAAAAGGTTGACTTTTCCCAAGATCACATGGCAGGGAGAAGTAGATCTGGGATAAGAACTCAAGTCTTGTGACTCCCAGTCCTTGAGAAAGCCTCTTCCCTTGGAGCCTGGGTTTTTATATTTGTCAAATGGAAATGATTCTGATTTCTCAGGGCTGTTGAGCAGATAAATTGAAGTGACTGAAAATGCTTTATGGAAGAAATCATAAAGTATCATTTTGTCCTACTCCTTGCTATGTCCCAGTGCCTAGCAATTAGTAGACACTCCCAGTGGTATTCTGTATGATGCAAAGAGTCCTTAGAACAGAGCTGGTTTGGGTCTTATTACAGAAAGACAGGAAGTTAGAGTGAAGATGAGAGATTACAGTGGTGCTTTTGGGGAGGAGAGGTGGCAAATGAGTGCAAGCCCAGCTGGCCACTAACCCTCACGGTTCCTCCACAGATGCTGGCATCGGGAGCCGCCTCCTGGCAGGCAGCACCACAGGTGCCTTGGCTGTGGCTGTGGCCCAGCCAACGGATGTGGTAAAGGTCCGGTTCCAAGCACAGGCCCGTACTGGAGGTGGCCAGAGGTACCAGAGCACTATCGAGGCCTATAAGATCATTGCCCAGGAGGAAGGGTTTCGGGGACTCTGGAAAGGTGTGTGTGTACGAGGTGTTTCGCCTTCCccatcttcctcctcccctgTTCCCTGGTCTCACATAGAGACCCCTTCCTCCTGTAGGGACCTCGCCCAATATCGCTCGAAATGCCATTGTCAACTGTGCTGAGCTGGTGACCTATGACCTCATCAAGGACACTCTACTGAAGACCAACCTCATGACGGGTGAGTTTGGGTAGATAGTGCTGGATCCCGCCCTTCCACTAACCCAGGAGCTGGTGTGGGTCTGGCTGCCTGAAGACCACATCTTTTCACCTTATTTCCCCTTTGCTTATGGAATGAGTTTCCCTTGCCGCCTTGACACCAACTGGGACAAAGTTTCCACCTTGCACATTGAGGCACTGAGGCTAGATTAGCAAAATGACTCCTCAAAATGACCCTTCTCAGGAGAGGTCCCAGCTggagtctctgtctctctgaaacCACGAGACCCTAGCTACTTAAGTCATCTCTTTCCTTCTGGAATGATGAGGTGAGGAATCCTGACTGCCTCACCTGCTCTCCCTCCTTGGCAGATGACCTTCCTTGCCACTTCACTTCTGCATTCGGGGCAGGCTTCTGCACCACCATCATCGCCTCCCCCGTCGACGTGGTCAAGACGAGATACATGAACTCTGCCTTGGGCCAGTACAGCAGCGCTGGCCACTGTGCCCTCACCATGCTCCAGAAGGAGGGTCCCCGAGCCTTCTACAAAGGGTGAGCTTCCAACCCACCCCACCCAACCCCAGGCCTTCTGACTACCCATACCTGTCACACAGGTGGGAAAGAACAACCTGGAATTGAGTGGCAATCAAGTGTCAAACCATTTCTGATCCTGGTCCTGGTATTTCCCTGGCATCCTCGTGCTCTTAACTCCTTCCTCTCAGAGTTGCTATCATGCCTACTTTATTGCTGTTAAAATGGAGACTCACAGAGGATTCTTGCTCACCACCCACAGCTCCTTTCTCTGGACCCTCCCAACCTCCTTGGGACAGAGAAGTGGGTAGGGTTGGATGCAAGGGCCCAGCAGGGTGAGTGGGAGATGACCTGTGTTTTCTCCCCTCTAGGTTCATGCCCTCCTTTCTCCGACTCGGTTCCTGGAACGTGGTGATGTTCGTCACCTACGAGCAGCTGAAACGGGCCCTCATGGCTGCCTGCACTTCCACAGAGCCTTCCTCTTGAGCCTCTCCTGCTGCTGACCTGACCACCTCCGTTTTTGGCTTCAGCTCCAGCCAGGCCCtgcttcccttttcctcctcccctcccctctctcccaacCCCTTCCTCCTACTCCCTTTCCcaccacctgcctccctttcctcagTTCTCACCCCTCAGCTCCTGTTGCCTCTCACAGTCCCCATGGAGTTAACCCCAGCTGACACTGAGGGAAACCTGGCACCGGCCAGGATCTCAAGCCCTCAGTCTCTTGAAAAGTTCAGCCCGactcttcctcctgctcccaaGCCCAGCTAGCACATCATTCATAACAAGCTCAACCTTGGTGTCTCCTCCCTCTGTCTGTTACCAGGGGTCTTGGTCTGATGGGCCAATTTTGGCACTTGGTGGGCAGGGGAAGAGCCACCGGACTTGGAAACGGGGGTGTGACCTACCTTCCATCTCCAGCATCCAATCTGGGGTCTGTGGAAGTCATCTGGTCCACATCTCTTTCCTTACCAGGCCTTAGTCATCAATGGCCTTGGTCTCCACAGGTCATTTGAACTTTCCCTCACCAATGCCTGGTACTCCAGTGCCTGCTTTTTCAACCCCCTGGCCTGTTTATCTGTAGAATGAGTGTTATTCTCTCCCCTGCATCTCCTGTGCTGCTTGGAAGATTTAGAGGAACTTGGGAATCTTGATGTCACGTgcttattttattccattttacaaatggggagcCCACCTCAAAGTCTCAGGCTGAGTGAGGACAAGTCAGCCTGCTTCCCATCCTCCACAGTCACACCCTTAGGAGGCAGGATACAGAGCAAACATCTGGCCTCAGCCTGAGGACTCTTCCATTTGGAGTCTCTCCCTCACCTCCAGCTAGAGATCCCAAGGTGACAGGACAAGCCAGGGCTTAGGCAGCACAGGGGAGTCAGCCTCCCTGTCCCTCTTCCTACCACCTGTCCTCAGAGGCAGGAAAGCAGTTGGGCATAGCTACTTCTGTTTCAGTGGGTAGGGGACTCAGGTTCCAGAATCCCAAAGCATCTTGTGTGGGGCTAAGCCCTTAAAATTAAGCCATCCAGGCCTATTTTATAAATGTCTGAAGAAGCTGAAGGCTGAGACAAGTCATGCAGGCAAGGACACAGGAAGCCAGCAGCTGAACTGGGACTAAGACtcagtctcctccctccccctgtgGACTCTTCCTCCAGGGACCAGTGCTGGGGTCCTTTGGGAATCCTGTTGGGCACCTGTGGAGCCAGGCCCAGAGAACATGAGCTCCCTTCTCATATGGCCTAAAGCAGCTGATGCTACTGCACCCTTCCCACTGGTCACAGCTAGAGGCTGGGCCCTTCAGTGCATGGGCAAGGGGTCctggaaaaggaaggagagaccAGAATTCCTCATCCTCCTAGCTATGACAAATTGAACTGAGGTCTCATAGTCCCCCAGAG is a window of Vicugna pacos chromosome 10, VicPac4, whole genome shotgun sequence DNA encoding:
- the UCP2 gene encoding dicarboxylate carrier SLC25A8, yielding MVGFKATDVPPTATVKFLGAGTAACIADLITFPLDTAKVRLQIQGERQGPVQAAASAQYRGVLGTILTMVRTEGPRSLYNGLVAGLQRQMSFASVRIGLYDSVKQFYTKGSEHAGIGSRLLAGSTTGALAVAVAQPTDVVKVRFQAQARTGGGQRYQSTIEAYKIIAQEEGFRGLWKGTSPNIARNAIVNCAELVTYDLIKDTLLKTNLMTDDLPCHFTSAFGAGFCTTIIASPVDVVKTRYMNSALGQYSSAGHCALTMLQKEGPRAFYKGFMPSFLRLGSWNVVMFVTYEQLKRALMAACTSTEPSS